tagctccccgtgccagttcggtgaggtttcagaggtctcccacTTAGTCTTCTAGTTTTGGcgctcctcggtttcgatgagtggactggtgcctcaggttactgagtcttgccagtggggtcttcccattccgttcccactcAAGTGTGTTCCCGTTTTTCCGTGTGATTTCTCGTGCCGTTCCCCACCTTGTCCTTCAGCTCAAGCTGCCCTTCCTGGAATCCCTCACTCTGCCCcatctgcgctcggcctgcctttgaagacacggtgcagtcttcccagcattccctgtgCCGAGCCCTCCCCcagactcttctctcctttgtgccctgcctgtccatTCGCGTCGGATGTAGATACGCTGCttaatggccctttgccgtgctgatgggtgttcccgtgtccctgcctctggtaacaacatggagcagaatgtgtctttcgtgtgtcttcccagctatTGCCAGaatgatgcctgtggtttgacacaggcagtgaatGGTTGCTGCCTCACTGAACTGACAggctgaatggccaagtgcaggagtcggttAGTTtttcaaggtgggttgtggggttcctttgctttgtttttacagaaaGGGGTGCCCGAGCCAGAAACCGAACGGGACGTCACCCATGCTGAGACGCACGTCGCTGACGAAACCACTCCGGAGGAGCCAACCGAGGACGAGACCCTAACGTCTGTGCTTGCAGCAGaccaacctgatgagtccggtacgTTGGTGAActtccacggaggttgactgtactcctgtgtgtgcttaaaggctactgtggggccgGGGAAGGGTGcagctgatgggtagatgggtggcatgcttcggatgcaggagttcctagGTCCCATCGCCAGGACCTCCgtcgaaagaaagaagctacgtgCGAACCTAAGGTACCTCAGGACTCTAGGTCCAGATACCACCTGCAGTACTGCTTGCTTCCCTTTTGCCCACTGCCTTCCCACACGTCCCAAAcacgaccaggttttccctcgagAAAATTCTTCAGTCCTCTGAAGTTcctttgggccacgttagtttacggaaagattcttgaatggggttagacttcacgggtgtgggtagaattcaaagtggtcagtgttgtcgctaacatgtgtgtgcctgcaccctctaggtgacacATCGGGACAAGAGGAAGACGCGGAGTCCCCTGATGAGGAGGTACCGTCTCcttttgctgtttttcttcttcttttactcCCTAACCGTCGAGGGTCGTTAATACGTAAGCGGATGGACGCGTCGCCCCTGCGTCCGGCCGTTTGCATTTTCCCGTCACCATTCTTGCCTAATATTTTCTAATCCACAACTGCTGAAGTCGTTCTGTGCTTTCGGTCCCGCGAGCGCACAGTCTTGTGTGAGTTTTCCATGCTCGCCTACGGAAAGCGGTGTCCGTATCTGAATTCTTTGCCTCCAGTGCTTTTCCCCGGTAGGTTAGGCCAAGGGACTGAATGTAGGCGGTTCCCTGTGCGAGTTTGGTGAGGTTTAAGATGTCTCCCGTTTTGTCTTGTGTTTTCGGCACTCCTCCTTTTGGATGAGTCGACTGTTGTCTCTCACCGAAGCttgccagtggggccttcccGTTCCCTTCCCACTCGGTGTGTTCAGGATTTCCGTGTGACTTGTcatgccgtttcccacctcgtcctgcggCTCAAGCTGCCCTTCCTGGAATCCCTCACACTGCCCCCTCTGCGGCTCGGCCTGTCTTTGAAGACACGGCCTGGACTTCCCAGCATTCCCCGAGCCAGGACCCGCCCCATGCTCTTCTCTCCTTCGTGTCGTGCCTGTCCGTTCCCTTCAGCTGTAGAGCTGCTGAGTGGTCCTTTTGTGTGCTGATTGCTGTTcacgggtccctgcctctggtaacagtACGGGGCAGGATCTGTCCTTCgtgtgtattcccagcttttgccAGGATAATGCCTGTGACTTGATAGACACTGTGGATAGCTCCTGCCTCACTGACTGATAGACTGAACGGCCCCGTGCATGAGTAGGATGGTTCCTCAAGGTGGGTTTTTGGGTTCTTccgttttgttgttacaggaaggggtgcccgagccagAAACCGAACGGGAAGACTCCCGCCCTGAGACGAACGTCGCTGATGAAGGGGCTCCGCAGGAGACAACCGAGGACGAGACATTGACGTCTGTGCTCGCAGCAGACCAGCCTGACATGTCCGGTAAGTCGGCGAACATCCCTGGAGGTTGATTTTTCTTCCGTCTGTGCTTAAACGCcacagtggggacagggaagggggtagctggtgggtagatggatggcatgcttcggacgcaggagttcctgggctccatcgccaggacctccgtcgaaagaaagaagctacgtgCGAACCTAAGGTACCTCAGGACTCTAGGTCCAGATACCACCTGCAGTACTGCTTGCTTCCCTTTTGCCCACTGCCTTCCCACACGTCCCAAAcacgaccaggttttccctcgagAAAATTCTTCAGTCCTCTGAAGTTcctttgggccacgttagtttacggaaagattcttgaatggggttagacttcacgggtgtgggtagaattcaaagtggtcagtgttgtcgctaacatgtgtgtgcctgcaccctctaggtgacacATCGGGACAAGAGGAAGACGCGGAGTCCCCTGATGAGGAGGTACCGTCTCcttttgctgtttttcttcttcttttactcCCTAACCGTCGAGGGTCGTTAATACGTAAGCGGATGGACGCGTCGCCCCTGCGTCCGGCCGTTTGCATTTTCCCGTCACCATTCTTGCCTAATATTTTCTAATCCACAACTGCTGAAGTCGTTCTGTGCTTTCGGTCCCGCGAGCGCACAGTCTTGTGTGAGTTTTCCATGCTCGCCTACGGAAAGCGGTGTCCGTATCTGAATTCTTTGCCTCCAGTGCTTTTCCCCGGTAGGTTAGGCCAAGGGACTGAATGTAGGCGGTTCCCTGTGCGAGTTTGGTGAGGTTTAAGATGTCTCCCGTTTTGTCTTGTGTTTTCGGCACTCCTCCTTTTGGATGAGTCGACTGTTGTCTCTCACCGAAGCttgccagtggggccttcccGTTCCCTTCCCACTCGGTGTGTTCAGGATTTCCGTGTGACTTGTcatgccgtttcccacctcgtcctgcggCTCAAGCTGCCCTTCCTGGAATCCCTCACACTGCCCCCTCTGCGGCTCGGCCTGTCTTTGAAGACACGGCCTGGACTTCCCAGCATTCCCCGAGCCAGGACCCGCCCCATGCTCTTCTCTCCTTCGTGTCGTGCCTGTCCGTTCCCTTCAGCTGTAGAGCTGCTGAGTGGTCCTTTTGTGTGCTGATTGCTGTTcacgggtccctgcctctggtaacagtACGGGGCAGGATCTGTCCTTCgtgtgtattcccagcttttgccAGGATAATGCCTGTGACTTGATAGACACTGTGGATAGCTCCTGCCTCACTGACTGATAGACTGAACGGCCCCGTGCATGAGTAGGATGGTTCCTCAAGGTGGGTTTTTGGGTTCTTccgttttgttgttacaggaaggggtgcccgagccagAAACCGAACGGGAAGACTCCCGCCCTGAGACGAACGTCGCTGATGAAGGGGCTCCGCAGGAGACAACCGAGGACGAGACATTGACGTCTGTGCTCGCAGCAGACCAGCCTGACATGTCCGGTAAGTCGGCGAACATCCCTGGAGGTTGATTTTTCTTCCGTCTGTGCTTAAACGCcacagtggggacagggaagggggtagctggtgggtagatggatggcatgcttcggacgcaggagttcctgggctccatcgccaggacctccgtcgaaagaaagaagctacgtgCGAACCTAAGGTACCTCAGGACTCTAGGTCCAGATACCACCTGCAGTACTGCTTGCTTCCCTTTTGCCCACTGCCTTCCCACACGTCCCAAAcacgaccaggttttccctcgagAAAATTCTTCAGTCCTCTGAAGTTcctttgggccacgttagtttacggaaagattcttgaatggggttagacttcacgggtgtgggtagaattcaaagtggtcagtgttgtcgctaacatgtgtgtgcctgcaccctctaggtgacacATCGGGACAAGAGGAAGACGCGGAGTCCCCTGATGAGGAGGTACCGTCTCCTTTTGctgttttccttcttcttttactCCCTAACCGTCGAGGGTCGTTAATACGTAAGCGGATGGACGCGTCGCCCCTGCGTCCGGCCGTTTGCATTTTCCCGTCACCATTCTTGCCTAATATTTTCTAATCCACAACTGCTGAAGTCGTTCTGTGCTTTCGGTCCCGCGAGCGCACAGTCCACTTGTGTGAGTTTTCCACGCTCGCCTACGGAAAGCGGTGTCCGTATCTGAATTCTTTGCCTCCAGTGCTTTTCCCCGGTAGGTTAGGCCAAGGGACTGAATGTAGGCGGTTCCCTGTGCGAGTTCGGTGAGGTTTAAGATGTCTCCCGTTTTGTCTTGTGTTTTCGGCACTCCTCCTTTTGGATGAGTCGACTGTTGTCTCTCACCGAAGCttgccagtggggccttcccGTTCCCTTCCCACTCGGTGTGTTCAGGATTTCCGTGTGACTTGTcatgccgtttcccacctcgtcctgcggCTCAAGCTGCCCTTCCTGGAATCCCTCAcactgccccctctgcgctcggcctgtctttgaagacatggcctggacttcccagcgttccccgagccaggacccgccccaaactcttctctcctttgtgccctgcctgtgcgtCCCCTTCGGCTGTAGAGCTGCTGAGTGGTCCTTTAGTGTGCTGATTGGTGTTCACGGGTCCCTGTCTCTGGTAACAATATGGGGCAGGATCTGTCCTTCgtgtgtattcccagcttttgCTAGGATAATGCCTGTGACTTGATAGACACTGTGGATAGCTCCTGCCTCGCTGACTGATAGTTTGAATTGCAAAATGCTTGAGTAGGATGGTTCCTCAGGGTTGGGTTTGTgtcattttcttgtgttttacAGGAAGTTTCAGCGGAGCGGGAAAATGCAGTGGAATATGTTTCTCAATCCCTTGAAGATGCTCCTGAGGAACCAATTGTGCCGGCGGAAATCGCATTTTATGAAggaatttttatgtttatattactGTTCTCTAGCGTcgttttgatttttattgtattatataaacCTACCATTGATGACTTGTGGCGGGTGTAAGTGGTATAACCTGTGTTGTATCCATTTGTTAGTTGATTCCCCCTCGATTCATTAAACCCACGTTTATGGCtcaaaaatgtgtgttttgtATTTGTATAGATTCTGTTTGGATTCTTAGcctatgttttctcttatttcagaAGTATTTGTCATACTGTttcattgggtttttgttttttataaatggatgttttaatttttacagtGATTCCGACAAATTATTTGCTTAAAAGgaatagtgtttttgtttttgttattttttctattttcatctcttgaaatttaaaacatgtgCTTGCTTCCTTTGAAATTTTATGATTTCAAGTACAGCTGCAGGTACATTTCAGGAGAATGAACCGTATGGTAAGCTATATGAGATACGTTACGTTCTTATACCATCAGTTGATGCAGTTGTGCTCTATTCAGGGccaatcctggtgataggaatgGATTCTATTCCTCAAACTACGTGAGCAGTATGCACTGtttcctgttttaaaatgtatctgcCCACCCCATCCCACATCTCAAGTGTTTTCTCACCCTTTATGTACTGTTTTTTACTCAGTTGAATTGTCCTTGGGGCCGCACTGCAGATTTCCAGGGGTCTTTCTGTGGTCCGCTCCCTCCTCACCAGCCCTCTCTCGTCTCATCTCTTATCTGTGTTGGTTTCGTCTGACTCTCTGCTTCGTCACCTCGAGTGAGGGCATCTGGTGGACCCTCCTACCTCTGTTCCCTGACCCTGTGTCACGGCCTGGATATTCTCCCAAGGCCGTGCACTGGGGCATTCATTAGACTCATTTCATGTGTGTTTAGGGATCTCTGTCCTTCATTGCCTGAAGTCCTGTGTGTTGAAGAttgttttttcatgtattttgtctGTTCTGGTTTTGCTTGTTTCAAGGAGGCAGGCCCGTCCATGCCTGTTCCTCCATCTTGGCTGGAAGCCGCCTGCGGAGGCCTCGGGCACGCGGTCTAGGTTGTCTGCTTCCTCTTGGGCTTAACTGCTTCCTGCTCATCCTTCCTTCCCAGTGTGACCATCTCACCCCTGGGGGATATTCCCTGGGCCCAGTCTAGACCAAGCCCTGTTACTTGATCATGGAGCTCTCTTTTCTTACAGTAGCCATctgaatttataattattttatttgtcttgCTAGTGAGATGGGAATTGGAGAGCAGGCCCACAACAGACCCACTATCTGCTGCAAGTGTCAGAGCACAGCTCACACCTGTCCCCTTCAGGCCACCAGGCAGGGAGAAATGTCAGAGGATGGTTCCTTTCTCATCACCACAggactgtttctttccttttgtgttgggGTTAGTGGtggtaataaggtttatttattcatttctttattacttttttaaacagAAGTCCTGAAGATTGAAAGAGGTCCTGGTGTTGGAACCCtcgaccccgtgcatgctaatcACACACACTACCattgagctctgccctcccccccaCATGGCTGTTTGTAATGGGCTCATTGATCTGTTCCATTTTAGTTCATCAGTAATTTAATATTTGTAGGTTTCTTCCAAAATGGcgatttattttgaaatgaagtcCCTCTCTGTAAAGATAGGCATGGTCCATAGGACACTTCACAGATGACGTCCCCGTCTGCCAAGCAGTGCTGGAATGAGTAGACATTTTGCCAAAGTTCCGAGTGGTCAGGATAGGAATCACATTCGCAGAGAAGTGCGATCCCACAGCATTGAGGGCGTAGTGGGAGTGTTGTCAGCCTGGGAGGTGGGAGCTGTGTGCTTTGGTCCCAAATCTCAGAGCCCCAGGTGTTTCCTGGGTTGAATGAGAAGCCTGTGGTCCTCCCAGAGCTGCTAGGAGGATGAAATGTGCAAATATCTGACAAAGCCTTTGGTTATGATTAGTTgctcaagaaaaattatatagtctcatCTTGGGGAGAAAGAAGGTAATTCCAAAGGCATCTGTTTCCCGTTTCTAGAgtgcttttctttccctcttcctcccactggTCTGTCCCAGATAACACG
This sequence is a window from Vicugna pacos chromosome 8, VicPac4, whole genome shotgun sequence. Protein-coding genes within it:
- the LOC102544129 gene encoding uncharacterized protein isoform X2, whose protein sequence is MDVKNQDDLTPLLLARRNNRQLMADFLKEKQAHMPTVEKTKSEHKDERRRERPFQTTSLAKTSDCEASPFPSGPEEDAHSPGEEKGVPEPETERDVTHAETHVADETTPEEPTEDETLTSVLAADQPDESGDTSGQEEDAESPDEEEGVPEPETEREDSRPETNVADEGAPQETTEDETLTSVLAADQPDMSGDTSGQEEDAESPDEEEGVPEPETEREDSRPETNVADEGAPQETTEDETLTSVLAADQPDMSGDTSGQEEDAESPDEEEVSAERENAVEYVSQSLEDAPEEPIVPAEIAFYEGIFMFILLFSSVVLIFIVLYKPTIDDLWRV
- the LOC102544129 gene encoding uncharacterized protein isoform X1; translation: MSRFFCFCHANCESPVGCTISPQRDHRNSQPGYHIRRRDLKNIHRAACVGDVRKVQRVLFLRQNGLDERDRKNRTALHLASANGHGGVVTLLLERGCQVDAQDRKKRTALIKAVQCEAEECVDILLKSGANVNAADVLGNTALHYAACLDTTSIAEKLLSHTADMDVKNQDDLTPLLLARRNNRQLMADFLKEKQAHMPTVEKTKSEHKDERRRERPFQTTSLAKTSDCEASPFPSGPEEDAHSPGEEKGVPEPETERDVTHAETHVADETTPEEPTEDETLTSVLAADQPDESGDTSGQEEDAESPDEEEGVPEPETEREDSRPETNVADEGAPQETTEDETLTSVLAADQPDMSGDTSGQEEDAESPDEEEGVPEPETEREDSRPETNVADEGAPQETTEDETLTSVLAADQPDMSGDTSGQEEDAESPDEEEVSAERENAVEYVSQSLEDAPEEPIVPAEIAFYEGIFMFILLFSSVVLIFIVLYKPTIDDLWRV